A window of Candidatus Thorarchaeota archaeon genomic DNA:
TCCATTTGGTAATGTAGCAATGGGGCTATCAAGAACAAGCATATACGGATTAAAGCAGTCGCGTGCAATCCAGTTATGATCAATAGGAGAGCTTGATTCGAATGGATTGGACGACACAAAGAACTCGTCAAAGAATGACGGAAGTACTGCTATCCGCAACTCATTTCGGGAACCAGTTGGTTGCACTGAAACTGGATTCCACTTGCTGAAACTTCCACTCTTGGTTTCATTCATCCAGCCATCGAAGTTTGCATCGGAATAAACTGAAAGCCACTGTTCTTCAAAGAGCGGAACAACCGGACACAAATCTCTAACGGCTCTCATGGCGTTCTGACCGATTCTTCCTGCTTGGGATAGTTCAAGATTGTCTTCGTATTCTTCGGCTATATCATTCAGTTGACTGTTGTCGATATTTGCAATGTTTTCTTCTGGTACAAAGCGGTTTTCTTCTTTGAAAGTGGTTGAAATCCATTGAAGACTATACGGAGGAAGCTCTTGATGATAGAGCGCAAGATTGTATGTCTGATTATGATTTTTGATTTCGGACTGCAAAATCGATTTGCTCATACCAATTGGAGTGTTGTTAATGCCTATGTCTAGCAAATTATTCGAAATTAGGAGCGCCGTATCAACAAGACCTGGTACATCATTAGGATACCAAAGCTCTAAGCAAAGCTCGCTACCGTTTGGGGCCTCAACTAACGCGTCATCATCTACGTCCAACATACCCGCAGAAGCAAGCATATCTGTTGCGTTTGCCAAGTCGTGTTCATAGTATCGACCGCCTTCTCCACGCTCTATGGAGTACTCGTTGGTGATGGGAGTGGCAAAATCTACTGGCTCGACAGTGTTGTTCATGGCGTCTTCGGCGATGTCTAGTTTGGAAATACCGTAGGCGATGGCCCTTCTAAGATATACGTTCTCCATTGGATAGAACTGGGTATTGATGGCCAATGTGTAAATCCAGTTCTCGTATGCCCACTGCTTCTTAATATTGGGATATGAATCCACAAGCGTGTAGTCAGAAGCATTAATCGGATGACCGAAGATGTCTGCTTCGCCATTATTGAGTGCTGTCAACGCTTCGTCAATCGACTCATATTCCTCTACTGCTATTCTTTCGACCGTTCCTTGATGATATATGAGCGGCAAATCCGAGTCAGCAGGATGATTCTTCGCAGTGTGTATTTGAGGGACGAAATGGCTATGGATAGTCATAGAAGTTATCAGAGGATGAAGCCCCATCATTACAAGAAAGAAAGATACCATTGTAATCCTTTTGCTTGTCATTGAAATCAGCACTCTGGCTTCGTATCCATGCAATCGCAAATGCGACTTTTTTGTCCTGAGTATTAAGGCTAGTGCTATCAGTCAGAAGGATGGTATAATTAACCCATACTCTTCAAGCAAGACGAATGCTAGATTGTTTTGTATGTCCCTTAGTTCACTTCAACCGACTATATCATATCCGAATTCTTTTGCAGTACTACTAGTTGCCTCTATGATATCCTTCTTCTCCCCGTGAGAGAATTCAACACTGTAGTACCCGGGTTCATGTAGTAGTTCTGCATAGTCCTCTCTCACTCGTCTGAAGTCTCTATCATTGATTTCTATATGCTTGAAAATGCCATCTATCATATGCTTTGGTGATTTGCAGAGTGCTTCGTAGTTGACAACCAATGAATTCCTGTTCAACTTCTCATCATTCTGGAGTCTGTTGTGAATGTGTCGATAGATATAACTCCAGTATAAGGCCCATCCCTTGACATATGTGCCATTCTCACTCCATAGTTTTCTAATTGATTTTACAGTATCTCCATCGTCCAAGTTGATGCATATCTTCCACGATCCTAGGTCTCTATGCCCGATTATTTTGGTCCAATCTTGAAGAAAGGGGTTTTCATGCTTGAGTCGTTCCAAGACCATATCTTGTTTTACTAGTGACGCAATATGGCTAAATGGATTCCTTACAAGAATGACAAATTTCGCATCAGAAAACAGACTCTGGATGTATTTCATTCTAGCGACGTTGTAGTTGTTCTTGCAGGCATACCTACTAGCTCCATGAGACAGCAGGAGTTTCTTAATGTGACTCATGTAGAATCTCTCAAATTTCGTATTGTCCCCGTTATGGTTGATAATGCTGGATTCATTCTCTTCCAGTGTCTCTTGGAAGTATCTCTGCCAAAATATCTCTTCAACCGCTTCTGAACTATCCCGCGTTACCATAAGTCCATCCTTGTGTAGTCTTTCAGTTGGCTTTGTCATGATTGACGTATTGCTCACCAGTCTACGAAACCAGTAGGGAAGATATGGCATAGGCATGTTCAGATATGTGTGGGTTGCTATCTTGTTATGTTCACCTAGCATCTGTGTAGTAATTGTTGTGCCAGCTCGTGCGAGTCCCACTACATAGATTGGTTTCTCGATCCTAGTTTTGTTCAATTTGGAATTCAAATATCGCGATTCTAAACCATGCAAGGCATCTCCGATTTGGGGATTACTATGCACGAGTTTAGCAAGGAAATACGTTGGCAATGGAAAGGTGAATCCCGGTTTTCCATCGCTTTTCCGACGGATTTTCACTGGATATCACATCTGATGGGAGATTCCATTTGCTGACCTGTTGTTAGATAACAAATGATTAGTCTCAGCGTAAACCACCGCCCACATACTTATCCGTTCAAATTTTGAGTCCACCCAATATATCTTGTGGATTTAGAGAAACTGAACCGGACTTACCGCTACACTTTCCTAGATATCTGCAATGTTATTCGACTCTTACTGAGGACAGCATCTCATCGAGATTGGTTGTCGGAAGCTTACAATTCTGATCAATACAAACGTGGGCTGTTGCCTGCTTATTGACAGAATCAAAGTGTTCTGTAAATGGGGCAACCGAAGCAAGCTTTTCTGAGATGCTTTCATCATCCTTGACGAGTACCGAAACTGAAGGCAAGAATTCTTGTTGAAGTGCGCTAATCATCGCCTGTAGATCTTGGCTATTGCGTGTTCCAACCAAAACTACTTCTCGTGACACGCCCCGAAGATACTCGAGAGCGACCAGCATCATTGTGTGTGAAGTAGGTCTTGTCTCTATCTGCTTTCCAAAAGCAGATAGAATCTCTTCTGCGACATTCTCCAATTCATAATTACCCAGCAGTCTTGCAAGGCGCAGGAAGACATAGGCTGCAACGGAATTAGCTGAGGGCAGTGAACCGTCAAATGCTGGTTTCTGTCTTACCATAAGATCCTCTGAGAAATCAGCACTCAAGTAGAAACCTCCATTGTCATCATCCCAGAAATGTGTTTCCAAAAACGTCAGAAGCTGCTTTGATATCGAGAGGTAATTTGGGTCGAACGTGCTTTCATACAACTCAATCAAGCCCCACACTAGAAATGCATAATCAGTAGAGTAAGCATCTATGTCAGCTTCGGATTCACGATACCGATGATATAGCCCTCGTTCTTCTGTTCTCATCTCCTTCAGTATGAAATCTGCTGCTTTTCTGGCTGCTTCTAGATATTTCGAATTGTTCAGTACTCGTCCGGCTTTAGCCATTGCAGCAATCATAAGCCCATTCCAGTCTACGAGTATCTTGTCATCCGTGAGAGGGGCAACTCTCTCTTTTCTACGACGTAGTAGCTTTGTGTTTATCGACTGAATAGTATCTTGAATCTCGTTTTCGTCGATTCCGAGTTCCTTTGCCACTTCCTTTGACTCTTTGTTGACATGGAGAATATTCTTACCGGTTTTCTTTCGGGTGGCCTCGTCGAGAAAATTACCTTTTTCCTGAATCCCGTATAGCTTCGTGGCAACTTCGAATTCTTGTTTGTCTAGTACCGATTCTACCTCATCAATTGACCAAATGTAGTATTTTCCTTCTTCTCCTTCACTATCTGCATCCTGAGCCGAGAAGAAACCCCCCTCCTCTGATGTCATTTCTCTTAGTACATACTCGATGGTTTCTGCTGCTGTATCGGCATAGTATCTATCCTTTGTTGCTTGATACGTCTCAACTAAAGCATAGACTAGCATCGCTTGATCGTAGAGCATCTTCTCGAAATGAGGAATCAGCCATTCCTTATCCGTTGAATACCTGTGAAAGCCAAACCCAATCTGATCATAGATGCCTCCCTTTCTCATTCCCTGCAGTGTTTTCTTTACCATATGCAGCTGCCACTCATCTCCACTATCTTTCCAAGACCGCAGGAGTAGCATTAGATTCTGGGCAGATGGGAACTTTGGGGCTCCTCCGAACCCTCCATGCTTTTCATCGAATCTGCTGGAGAGTTCACCTGTTGTAGTGTCGACTATGCTCATCTCTGGAATTTCACTTGAAACCCCCTGTTGCATCTGATTAAGACGAGTTTTCACCTTCGCTATCGTGGACTCTACCTTCTCATTATCACTCTCGTAGATTTCAGCAAGTCTTGGAAGAAGATCGACCATTCCAAGTCTGCTGTGATGTGATTTCTTCGGAATATAGGTGGCAGCAAAAAACGGTTCCTTGTCTGGCGTCATCACTATTGTCAATGGCCATCCTCCTCGACCAGTCATCATTTGAGCTACCTGCATATACAGTCCGTCAATGTCAGGTCTTTCCTCGCGGTCTACTTTGATTGCTACGAAATCCTTGTTTAGTAGATGGCTCACTTCTTCATCCTCGAATGACTCTTCTTCCATTACATGGCACCAGTGACAGGTCGAGTATCCAATTGAAAGGAAAATTGGTTTGTCCTCTTCTCTGGCTTTCGTGAATGCTTCTTCACCCCAAGGATACCAATCTACAGGGTTGTGGGCATGTTGCTGTAGATACGGGCTCGTCTCATTGATGAGTTTGTTGGCTGCTTTGTGTTGTTTGGTTCTCAATGCTTCATCCCCACATGATTTAACAATAGTTAACACACACAAATAAACGTTTGCTCTTCGTGACGACTGATTATACGGTTTGATACAGTACACTGAAATAGTAGAAATTCTTGGTTACGAAAATAGGGCTAAATGCAATAGGTTGGATTTATTCGAACAAATTCTACAGCTGGCGTGAGTGATAATCATGGACTCAGCTGGAGCCCAATGATACCGGCTAGAAAGCCGGCTGTGGTTGCCGGAATTTCTATGTTGAAGATCTGATTTTTACATCTGACTTCGCTCTAACAGCTTGACGCCAGGCTCTGAATCTACCCCACATTACTGGGAGCATCATGGCCAAGATGAGAAACATAAGGAGAAGAGTATTCACAACAAATGTGTTTCCGGAAGGTAAATTACCGCTTATGAATCGATCAATCCAGAATCCCTGCATCATACCAAGCACAGATGGAACGCTCAGTATGGTCAGAACGAGAAAGGTGAAGAACCCCCGTGCCGCTGACGCCTGAATGAATCTTGCAAATGGACCCAGATATGGATGCTTCTGCCAAGTTGACCCTTCCTGTACGATAAAGAAGATAACGAACAGCACGATGATTATAACGAACGGGATTAAACTAATTTCGAACCACATTTTCGGTCACACCAGCTATACATGATTTTGCGGACAAGAGAGACCTATAAAGCCTACGGTCTGCGTTTTGTCCCCTCTTTGGAATCTAGTTTCTTCTTGTTACTCTTCTGTTTTCTTCGATGGAGAGTCTTAGCGTTCATCCATGGGTTTTGCGGTATTTTTCCTTCTGCCGAGTCTCTTTCTTCTTTTGTCGCTTTTGTCTATACTCTGCAACTTTGTCGATATACTTGTCCAGTTTGGACTTTTCATGTGCTTCCAAAGTCAAGTTTGTCGCAGCGTGGATGTTATGGATATAGAGGTTTATGAAGAACTGATAGCTGTAGGCAACTGGTTTTTCCTTCATATTAGCGCATCCGGGACACTGCCATGTGCTGAAATCGGCTTTCCGAACGGGAATAACTTTCAACCCATCTATGTAGCGCTTCTTGGCTGATAGATAAAGCAACATGCTACTATCAACAGAATTAATGCCAATTATATGGATGTAATAAGGCAGTAACCTGATTCGTGGGAGTCCGAAGGCATGGAGCCAGTATCCATCAGTGAGTTTTCTGATGTACTTCAACATATCTCGAAGCTTCTTAGCGCTGGATTTCCACAAAGGGATCAGTCCACCAGCAGCAAATGTTGTGACTCCATGTGATTTGTAGAAGTCGAACAGTTCTGCAGCGGTTGGCTTGTCCGGGGCCTGAATCACTGCTAGAACTTTGGAGGGGGGTACAACTTCCAGTAGGTCAAGGAAATTGTCTTTGATTATTGATACCTTCTTCTTACCTTCTTCCTTCCTATCATCAGGAACAACAATCTCGTCTGGCGCCACAAAGAGATCCGCACCAGATACTGAATAGGCATGAAAAATCTGTTCATTTCTTAGTTCAATTTCGGGTTCAATACCCAACTCCCTAGCAATTCCAGCTTTTCTGGCCTCTATCGAGAACACTCCAGTATCAGCCAGCAATCTGTTCTCTTTAGGAAAGCCCATATCGACCAGAGCTTCCTTGAGAGTCATCCCTTGGCGGATCACTCTTTCTATCCAGAAACTGCTTGTTCTATAGAAATCGTAAGCAGTGAAAAGAACAGAATCGGTGAATTCCCAGTTTACCAGCGGAGGTTGTCGGAAGAAATTGAGACCGACAAAATGATGCTTGGGGACGAGCGAAGAGAGAGGGGTTTTTCCCTTTTTGCCCATTAATTTCCTCCTACGCGCAATCTAAAGCATATTGATAAGTACAGCCTTGAAGTTATTAAACGGCTCCATTTTCTAGTCTGTTGTCTCAGAATCTACTCCGAACCCGATTTAGCATAAGTCATTTGAACGCAGTTTTCGGTTTTCTGCTGATATTCTAGTTCCATTCTCTTTTGCTGTCCAACGGAGTTTACGACACTAGTTCTATCAACGTCTCGAAAACACCTCTTCCACCTTTCGCAACAAGATGCTCCCCGAGCCGGTTACCTTGAAAAGTCATGCGTATGGTATCATGGTGACTGAAAGGCTGGAGCTAGATCTAGTGGAGGAAAGACTTGATTTCAATGCTTCATCACGGCGTTCACCAAGATTAAATGTTCACTCTACATCAAACCACCTGATTACTGATGAGTAGCCGGATTAACAAAGTAAAGGCATTCTTGTATTTTGGTGGTGCCTTTGTGATTCTGCTGGGTGGAGCAATCGTATTATCGGCTCCTTATCACTACGTGGGGTTAATGGCACGAGAAGGACACGTTGGCACCTTTGAAATTTGGGATCGACCTGGCTACTATCCAGAGTTTGAGGCCTCAGTAAGCATCAATGCTGAAAATGTTACATCCAATGTTATGCATGTGGATTTCTTGATTGTTAATAACGTAACTTCAGAGACGAAAGTAATCAATATGACTCTGGATGATGAAGACCGGATAGAAGATAGTGATCCGCCCAAGTACGTCGACCGTTCTGTCGTTTCTTTGGAACCTGGAAACTACACCATCATCCTTGCGAATGTTGATGGTCCTACGATCATAGATATTGGATACAAGCAAGTAAGCGACTCACGATTGTTCATCGTGACAGGTGGATCTCTGAACATCATCGGGCTTGCGATGTGTATGATTGGTTACTGTGTCGGTGGCAGCTTGATGAAATCAGGGGAAGAGGCTATAGTCGACTGGGGTTATGAGGAAGGCATGGAAGCTTAGCATCACACACTTAGTGTTATTGCGGCCTAATCCCTGTCTTACATAGGCTCTTAGTCTTGTTCCTTATCCAGATGATGAGGAGCAATGAAAAGGGACGACACCAACTGGCTTCTAAAAGATAAGCTCGTTTGCGATTTTCGCGGGTTTCCAATTGGCCGAGTAAAACGCGTATGGTATGATGAAGAACATGGCCCATTGGTTATTATTGAACGCCCTTCAACAAACAACAACAGTATGAGCTGGGAGACCATACCTCTCCGCTCTGTACACTCAATCAAACAAGAAGTTCGCCTAAAGCCTCCTAAGTTCGCCGAATAGAAACGGAGTGCATTCCTATGAGAATGGAATCATCGGTCTATGTATCAAATAAAATATCCCAAATGAGGTCTACTATGGGTGAGGACCCAATCGAGATTCAATTGTATACTGATAAGGCTTGCATGTTTCATAAGGAAGCAATAAAGCTGACGCGATATGTCGCCCAAGAGATGTCCTGTTATGGTCGCAAAATTAGGGTGATGGAAAAATCCATTGAAGATTGTGAGGAGCAGAATATCTACGCCTTGCCAACTTTCGTCATCGGCGGTGTTCAGATTACTGGGCTCCCGACTCGAAGCAAGCTATTCCAAATCCTTCGGTATTGCATACATTCTTCGCATCTGGATCTTTAGTATCTGGTTGAGTGAAGCCCAAATAGTTTCTTGGTGAGGCCTCTCCCGTGATGGGAGGGGGGGAGAGTGGATGCCGCACCAGTGCTCTGTTTTAGTTGCTATTATTCTTCCCATTTACCCTTGATTTTTCCTTCGAACATGCATCTATCATCACCCTTTGCTCTGCACAAAGGCTCACGAACGTCGATTTCTTGACCAAATACCTCACTGGCGTAGCCTTTTGCGTAGCCAGTCAGGAACGAACATACTGGCTCTTCACTCTCGCCAAAACGTTCTAACCACTGATCGGCAATGAACGACTTTTCCCAGTCTCCTTTCATGTAGAAATGCCCTTCGTCACGATTCATTTCAATCTCTTTCATACTCGCTTTCACGATACCCTCCCATGAGTGAATTGTTGGACCCAGTCCAATCCATATCTGTATCGGGAAGAAATTCCCGCTTCAGGTTTTCAGCGTCCCTCCGCCCCGCTTCTTCTCCCATTTCAAAGAGAAACATATGAACCATATTTTCGTCACCAATTCGCATGATAAACCCAATCAACTGGCCGATTGAATCAGCCGGCATGATGACCATTCTTTGACCACCTAGTTTGAGGATACCTTCTTCCGGATTGAAGTTGAGCTGTTCTTTCAAATTCAGACTT
This region includes:
- a CDS encoding 4-vinyl reductase: MKEIEMNRDEGHFYMKGDWEKSFIADQWLERFGESEEPVCSFLTGYAKGYASEVFGQEIDVREPLCRAKGDDRCMFEGKIKGKWEE
- a CDS encoding thioredoxin domain-containing protein gives rise to the protein MRTKQHKAANKLINETSPYLQQHAHNPVDWYPWGEEAFTKAREEDKPIFLSIGYSTCHWCHVMEEESFEDEEVSHLLNKDFVAIKVDREERPDIDGLYMQVAQMMTGRGGWPLTIVMTPDKEPFFAATYIPKKSHHSRLGMVDLLPRLAEIYESDNEKVESTIAKVKTRLNQMQQGVSSEIPEMSIVDTTTGELSSRFDEKHGGFGGAPKFPSAQNLMLLLRSWKDSGDEWQLHMVKKTLQGMRKGGIYDQIGFGFHRYSTDKEWLIPHFEKMLYDQAMLVYALVETYQATKDRYYADTAAETIEYVLREMTSEEGGFFSAQDADSEGEEGKYYIWSIDEVESVLDKQEFEVATKLYGIQEKGNFLDEATRKKTGKNILHVNKESKEVAKELGIDENEIQDTIQSINTKLLRRRKERVAPLTDDKILVDWNGLMIAAMAKAGRVLNNSKYLEAARKAADFILKEMRTEERGLYHRYRESEADIDAYSTDYAFLVWGLIELYESTFDPNYLSISKQLLTFLETHFWDDDNGGFYLSADFSEDLMVRQKPAFDGSLPSANSVAAYVFLRLARLLGNYELENVAEEILSAFGKQIETRPTSHTMMLVALEYLRGVSREVVLVGTRNSQDLQAMISALQQEFLPSVSVLVKDDESISEKLASVAPFTEHFDSVNKQATAHVCIDQNCKLPTTNLDEMLSSVRVE
- a CDS encoding XylR N-terminal domain-containing protein; protein product: MKVESLNLKEQLNFNPEEGILKLGGQRMVIMPADSIGQLIGFIMRIGDENMVHMFLFEMGEEAGRRDAENLKREFLPDTDMDWTGSNNSLMGGYRESEYERD
- a CDS encoding sulfotransferase — its product is MKIRRKSDGKPGFTFPLPTYFLAKLVHSNPQIGDALHGLESRYLNSKLNKTRIEKPIYVVGLARAGTTITTQMLGEHNKIATHTYLNMPMPYLPYWFRRLVSNTSIMTKPTERLHKDGLMVTRDSSEAVEEIFWQRYFQETLEENESSIINHNGDNTKFERFYMSHIKKLLLSHGASRYACKNNYNVARMKYIQSLFSDAKFVILVRNPFSHIASLVKQDMVLERLKHENPFLQDWTKIIGHRDLGSWKICINLDDGDTVKSIRKLWSENGTYVKGWALYWSYIYRHIHNRLQNDEKLNRNSLVVNYEALCKSPKHMIDGIFKHIEINDRDFRRVREDYAELLHEPGYYSVEFSHGEKKDIIEATSSTAKEFGYDIVG